CTCTACTAGATTGTCTGTTTTGATCAATGGCAATCTTGTGGGTTTCTTTGGGGTGGAAAGGGGGTTGCGACAAGGTGATCCTCTTTCCCCCATCCTCTTTATTATCGTTGAGGAAGTCTTATGCCGTGGACTCAGGCTGCTTATATTTGAGAAGAAGATCAGGACGTTGACAGATCCAAGGAATACACTGACTCCATCTCATCtgttatatgtggatgatattttcatattcaCTTCTGCAGAGATTAGAGGAGTCAAACACCTCAAAAGGTTTCTGGATCATTATCAATTATATTTGGGTCAGATTATTAGTATAGAGAAGAGCAAGGTGTTCTTTGGAAAAATTCCAgctcaaaggaaaagaagaatcaaagaggtGATTGCCATTCCTGAGTGTAAATTTCCCACTTGTTATTTGggtgtggaaattttcaaaggcAGAGTTAAAAGAGATTGTATTATGCCTTTGGTTGATAAATTCAAGGTGAGATTGGCAGGATGGAAAGGTAGGATGCTCTCTTTGGCTGGTAGAATTGAGCTCATTAAATTTGTGATGTGCAGTGTTCCAATCCATAACTTTGCAATTTATCGCTGGCCAACCTCTACCATTTTACATATGGAGAGATGAATGAAGAACTTTATCTGGAGTGgtgatttggaatctttcaaAGCTATTACAATGAAATGGTCAAGTGTTTGTAAGCCGAAGGTGGAGGGTGGTTTGGGCATAAGACGATTGAAAGATATAAATAATGCTATGCTAGTGAAACTGGCTTGGTACATTAAAAGTGATCCCTCCAATACAACCTCTTTCTTAAGAGGTCGTTTTCTAACTCAGGATGGAGTCCCAAAATATTCCTATGTGTGCTCGTCCATTTGGCCTGGAATTAAAAGTGTGTGGAGTTTTCTTTACTCCAAGGAGCAATGGGTGGTAGGGACCGGTACCTCAATTAACTCTTGGTCGGATAGGTGCTTCACTGAGAAGCCGATTTTTGAGATGGTTCCATTTTCGTCTGATATTCCTTTGAGGGCCAAAGTATCGGACATCAGTCAGAATGGGAGATGGGATATTCGGATGGTTCATGACCCATTGTTGCTAAATATCTGTAATCGAGCCAAGGATTACCCTCTTCTTGCAGTGGCTTATCAGGATCGTAGAGTATGGACTCTTATTCAATCAGGCTCTTTCTCTATGAGATCGGCTTGGGGAAGTGATAAGGGTATTTTTCCCCTACCATGACACGGGCAAGGAGTGTCCTGGCCAATGCTAGTGGTACCTTAtctggccgtgctgccacctcggccctccatctggCCGTGCAGCTACCTCGTCCCTACATCAGTCCGAGCTGCCACCTTAGCCCTCATTGGgtcgtgctgctacctcggccctccatcagaccgtgctTTTTCCTCGGCCCCCTATCAggtcgtgcttccacctcggcccctcatctggccgtgctgccacctcggcctggCATCAACAACAAATTTCCCAGAAACGTGCTCTCATCCACTCTTATATTCAAGGAACGTGATTCTTGTTCACAAGGACAGgactatccactacacgtcaccagAGACATCTATCCCTCACACGGTTGGCATCTCCAAGATAAGAGGGGGATATTCCCCTGGAATACCTTAGGAcctagaatattcccagaatcacagagccactccccacaaggactctacgcctaaataGGACTCTACACAAACGTCTCCCATTCTCCCTCCATCAACAACCTATAAATATCACGGTAAGCCTCTATcatggggatcgatcacttcttttactgaaaaaacTCTCTTGAACATTTGCTGTAGAAAGATTTGACTtgggcatcagagagtcccctgtcgggtcagcccggctctcccctgtcctcTCTTCTATGCAGGTCGGTTGGAGCACCAGGAAccgcagggaagatcatccagtcaatttttGCCGCATCAGGAAGGGTTAAGGTCTAAATCCCCTCATGTTCCCTGGTGTAGTGTTGTTTGGGATAAGCACTACACCCCTCATGTTTCCACTTTTATTTGGTATTTGATGCATAGGCGTCTTCCCACTGATGAGTAGGTGATGGctaggtcggtgatgatggtcTCTCATTGCACTCTTTGTCATGCAGGCTCTGAATCTTTGCATCACATTTTTTTGAGCTGTCAATTCTCAACTTTAATTTGGTCAGaatttttggatatttttaggTTACGTTGGCAAGGTTTCCCTTCTATTCAAGAGCTCTTTTCATGGTGGAAGAGGAAGCCTCTAGTATCTCCTTTGAAGCAAATCTGGAAGGTTGCTTTTTTGAGTACTCTTTATTAGGTTTGGCTGGAAAGGAATCGAAGACTCTATGAGAGCATTTGCAAGACTCCCTCCTTAGTGGTTAAAGATGTTCTCATGGATTTACAAGGTTTATCCAATATCTATCCGGTAGCAATCAAATCAATGAGGGATCTTATGCTATCTGTTTCACTTCATCTGACAAGAACAATATCTCATGCTAAGGACATCATGGAGATCTTCTGGAATCGGCCTCCATTAGGATGTATCGAGATTAATGTTGATGGATGTTCATTAGGGAATCCAGGTATGTCAGGTGTTGGGGATACTTTCCGAAATCATGAATGGAAACCTTTGATTTGTTTCTCCACTTTCCAAGGTTTATCTTCTGATTTATATGCTGAATTTGCGGCTTTCTTGAAGCTATAAAATTAGCTAAAGACCTAAATTTACTTTGGATTGAAGTGAAATGTGATTCTAGAGTTGTAGTCTGATGTATTGACAAGAAATCCATTTTGTGGTATTTCACTCAAAAATGGATTAATCTCTTAGGCTACTTGAACATCATTCAGTGGAAAATTCGTCATTGTTTTAGAGAAGTGAATGTTGTTGCAGATAAACTAGCGAGACATGCGGCGGCTAATAAATCCTCATCGGTATGGCAAGGGAAAGCACGGTGCTCACACGATGATATAGAATGGGATGCAGTTGGGAAACCGAGATTTCGATTTTTATAATCTAGACTTTTTGAAGTTTTTTGATTTTCTCTATCTTGGCTCtcttttctgctgatggcaatgccgaaagtGGATTAGAGAGCTTAGTTTTGTTCATTCTTTTGTATGGCTTTGGCCTATTTCTCTTTCattctttaatatattcttgCTGATcttaaggggggaaaaaaaaaacaagacaaaaaaataaaaaaggttagATGAAGATGACCATGGAGATAAGCTCAAGAACACAAATAGAATCAAGGAAAAGGGGAACTTTGGAAGGATTGAGAGAgatggttctaagtatcggtaTCTAAATGCCTAATATAGAAAATCCATAATGATCTATGATCTTGATACGTGGCTGACACCATAACGGTTGAATGGTATGGGCCAGGTTGAAAAAAAGTcctaaaatccattttttaaggaaaatcaGTGGTAAATCATACCATATCGATTGAAATCTCTCTTTCTATCTTTTCCTACCCTTTTTTGTCCAGCAAACAAACAGGGCCTCAATGGATTTGGTTTCTCATTCCCAACCGTATTGGTTGAATCAATTTCATTCCATATCGTAATCTTTCGttctttaggctatgtttgattgtaaggggaattaaaaggaaatgaaggaaattgaaattttcatacttaaaaaagaaatatatgtaatcattactcaTGTGATTTTAACATTGACTTCAAataattccatatttggttataaaatttcactttgttttgcatctaaaaccctttgctataatgtgtaaaataaaaattacttaTAAAATatgtcattactaaatatggttaaaaaaattaaatagtttataaaatcatatgggataatgattataaataatttttaaagtatgaaaattttacttcctttccttttaaattcccattgcaatcaAACGAAGTCTAATAGTTTGGTTTTTGTCCCTTTTTCTCAACCCAACAAAACCGAGATTGAAACGCTTATAAAATTATCTAATCGTATCTGTAAACATTAAACCGTCGTCCTTTTTTACTTCTAAATATACCCCTCTTTACTCATATAATGACAGAAAATGGGATAACCTCATATAATGACAGAAAATGGGATAAGGGTTAAAGCGTGTACGATCGATACGACCAGGTGATCGCCATTCTCAAACCGAAACCAGGGCCTGCCCGACAATGAGGCCGGTTAACTATCCGCGTCCTCCGTGCTGCTACAGATCACCATTCGTTAGTTAGAGAACTGATTTGTATTGGAAAATTGGGAGACAAATTTGATACAGGCCAAAAGACGCTGCCCTGGATCGAATCTGCGAATCTTCGAATCTCATTGACTGCCAAAACTTGTCACGATCACCAACAGTGTACAGAACAGAGACCCTTGCGGAAATGTCGCCTCGTATCTTTGCTTTCTGATGTGTCGATCAATCAAAGCACAAATTGAAGACCATTCATGGAAACAGTTCAACCCTTTTCAGATTTTGAAGGGCAAAATGAAGACCAATCATGGAAACAGTTCAACCCTTTTCGGATTTCGATGGGTTACTGAGCTGTGTTAGCTTTTGTTATTAATTgggtttcaatttcaattcacgTTTGCAGTGCCGAATCTCAACTTGGGTCTCTGTCAGTGATGGCGAAGGAAGCAGGAGAGGTTCCTCTTCTTGGAAATTCTGCTGCAGGGACCTCTTCGTGGGCTCAAACGTTTGGAAACATCATAGTTGCCATCATCGGCACAGGCGCCTTAGGCCTCCCTTATGCTTTCAAGGTTGCAGGTTGCCTCGCAGGAGCTCTAGGAGTAACCATCGCAGGCATCTCCACTTATTACTGTATGCTTCTCGTAGTTCATTGCAGGAGTAGATTAGCTTCTACCTCATCATCATCTGGTGATGAATGCGATGAAATTCAGACATATGGGTATCTGGGTTACAAAGCATTCGGAAGATCAGGTCGGTACTTCACCGAATCCCTCATAGTAGTCTCGCAATTCGGAGGTGCTGTAGCTTATCTTGTCTTCATAGGTCAGAATTTGTCATCTATATTCAGAACCCACAACCTCAGCTTCTCTTCGATTATATTCCTTCTTGTCCCAATCGAAATTACTCTCTCTTGGATTCGTTCCCTCTCTGCTCTCGCCCCTTTTAGTATCTTCGCTGATATATGTAATATACTGGCAATGGCGGTTGTTATGAAGCAAGACCTCCAACTGTTCGACGGATTTTCTGAGAGGAAAATGATTACAAGCTTTGCAGCGTTTCCATTCGCCGGGGGCGTTGCTGTGTTTTGTTTTGAGGGTGTTGGTATGACATTGGCTTTGGAGAGGTCtatgagagaaaggaagagatttcCATGGGTGCTTGGAATGGCTTTCTTAGGGATAACGCTTGTCTATGTGTTGTTTGGGTTATTTGGTTATTTGGCTTATGGAG
This genomic stretch from Macadamia integrifolia cultivar HAES 741 unplaced genomic scaffold, SCU_Mint_v3 scaffold2155, whole genome shotgun sequence harbors:
- the LOC122065939 gene encoding amino acid transporter ANT1-like; the protein is MAKEAGEVPLLGNSAAGTSSWAQTFGNIIVAIIGTGALGLPYAFKVAGCLAGALGVTIAGISTYYCMLLVVHCRSRLASTSSSSGDECDEIQTYGYLGYKAFGRSGRYFTESLIVVSQFGGAVAYLVFIGQNLSSIFRTHNLSFSSIIFLLVPIEITLSWIRSLSALAPFSIFADICNILAMAVVMKQDLQLFDGFSERKMITSFAAFPFAGGVAVFCFEGVGMTLALERSMRERKRFPWVLGMAFLGITLVYVLFGLFGYLAYGDQTRDIITLNLPNDWSAAAVKVGLCLGLTFTFPIMLHPINEIIEEKLKQSEWFQKLCHYNSGRGGATEMYLVYISRALVVLVAVMLASKVPSFGVFVSLVGSTLCALLSFFLPALFHLIFFGDSL